A genomic window from Carassius gibelio isolate Cgi1373 ecotype wild population from Czech Republic chromosome A11, carGib1.2-hapl.c, whole genome shotgun sequence includes:
- the LOC128022549 gene encoding uncharacterized protein LOC128022549 yields the protein MEEELQELREVVAQLRAENERLRQDHFLALPGPSDAPSIVPGPSVAAPPQLSSAQAVLPERFVLVPRDRKCQKFNGRVGLSIDEWVEEAKACMQARHLSVSDQAFFLFDHLEGEAREEIRYRSEIERNDPDKIILVLRELYGCSQSYVSLQEAFFSRKQQEGESLLEFSLALMGLLERVTQRSPYVMPNSQILLRDQFIEHVCDVALRRELKQLIRRQPMLTLLEVRSEALRWEREGMLGSTRGRSNSVPSAYGIQYGVQGESRVGRFPQSRSQPPHRGPIICRRCQRLGHFAGECDGERVPPRPQPPLPTASSSEGIQPGPSALSGN from the coding sequence ATGGAAGAAGAGTTACAGGAATTGAGGGAAGTAGTAGCTCAGTTGCGGGCAGAAAATGAGAGGTTGCGTCAAGACCACTTTCTTGCGCTTCCTGGCCCTAGTGATGCCCCTTCTATTGTTCCTGGTCCTTCTGTTGCTGCCCCCCCTCAGCTAAGTAGTGCACAGGCAGTCCTGCCAGAACGATTCGTTCTTGTACCTCGAGACAGGAAATGTCAAAAATTCAATGGCAGGGTTGGTCTGAGCATTGATGAGTGGGTTGAAGAGGCCAAAGCTTGTATGCAGGCTCGTCACCTGTCTGTTTCTGATCAAGCTTTCTTCTTGTTTGACCACTTGGAGGGGGAGGCAAGGGAAGAGATTAGGTACCGTTCGGAGATTGAGCGAAATGATCCAGATAAAATTATTTTGGTGTTACGGGAATTATATGGTTGCTCACAGTCATATGTCTCATTACAGGAGGCATTTTTTTCTAGAAAGCAGCAGGAGGGTGAATCATTGTTGGAGTTTTCCCTAGCTTTGATGGGTCTCCTAGAACGTGTGACGCAGCGATCGCCGTATGTTATGCCAAATTCACAAATTTTGCTACGCGATCAGTTCATTGAACATGTTTGTGACGTGGCTCTTCGCCGAGAATTAAAACAGTTAATACGTCGTCAGCCAATGTTAACATTGTTGGAAGTTCGAAGCGAAGCTCTTAGATGGGAAAGGGAGGGGATGTTGGGGAGTACGAGAGGACGAAGCAATTCCGTTCCATCCGCCTATGGGATCCAGTATGGTGTACAAGGTGAGTCACGGGTGGGTAGATTTCCTCAGTCACGTAGTCAGCCTCCTCACCGCGGCCCCATTATATGTAGGAGGTGCCAACGACTTGGCCACTTTGCTGGAGAGTGCGATGGGGAGCGTGTTCCCCCTCGTCCGCAACCCCCTTTGCCCACTGCGTCGTCATCTGAGGGTATACAGCCTGGTCCATCTGCGTTGTCGGGAAACTAG